The following DNA comes from Microcella sp..
GACGTACACGAGCAGCACTCCCCCGGGCGTGAGCGCCTCGGCGACGGCGTCGAGGCACTCCCATGGCGCGAGCATGTCGAGCACAGCGCGATCGGCCGTGCCAGCGGGAACGACGGTCGGCAGAGCATCCTGCAGGTCGCCCAGCGTGATCGTCCAGTTCTCGGGGCGCGCGCCGACGAAGGCGCTCACGTTGCCCTCGGCGATCTGCGCGAACTCTTCGCGTCGCTCGAACGAGAACAGGTGGCCCTGCTCACCGATCGCGCGCAGCAGCCACATGCTCAGTGCGCCCGAACCGACGCCTGCCTCCACGATGCGTGCGCCCGGAAAGATGTCGGCCTGCGCCAGAATCTGGGCGGCATCCTTCGGGTAGATGATCGCCGCACCGCGCGGCATCGACATGACGAAGTCGGTCAGCAGCGGGCGCAGCGCGAGATAGGCAACGCCCTGCGAATTCTCGATGACACTGCCGTCGGGCAGGCCGATAAGCGCATCATGCTGCAGCACCCCTCGATGACTGTGGAAGGCGTTGCCCGCTTCGAGGGTCACGGTGTTGAGCCGGCCCTTCGGGTCGGTCAGTTGCACTTGGTCGCCCTCGACGAACGGGCCGCTCTGGCGACGCTGGGTCATGATGCAGCTCCGGTCGCTCGATGGTGATGGCGCTTCAGGGCGGCCGAGAGGTCGGCGAGCGTGCAGCCTTCGAGGGTTGGCCAGAGCTCGTGAGTCGGGCCCTCGTGCAGAGTCAGATGCAGGGGCACGCCGATCGTGGCAGCGCCCGAGGCGACGGCCGACACGAGCCCGAACTCGCTGTCTTCGATCGCGATGCACTCGCCGATCTCGACGCCGAGCCGTTCGGCCGCGCGCAGGTAGGGCTGCGGGTGCGGCTTCGGGTGCTCGACGTCGTCGCCCGCGATCACCACCCCGAACACGTCGTCGCCGATGGCCGCGGCCACCTGCAGCGCCATGCGACGGATCGACATCGTCACGAGCGCGATCGGGATGCCCGCCGACCGCAGTTCGGCGATCAGTTCGCGCGCGCCCGGGCGCCAGGGCACGTCCGTCTCGATCTGCAGCATCACCCGATCGGTCAGGGTGTTGATGATCTCATCGACCTCGAGCGCCACGCCGGCCTGCTGCAGAATGATGGCCGACTGCACGAGGCCCGAGCCGACGAGCTGCATGCCCTGGGCCTCGCTCCAGGTGCCGCCGTGTTCGGCAACCAGGTCGGTCTCGGCGCGCATCCAATAGGGCTCGGTGTCGACGATGGTGCCGTCCATGTCCCACAGAACGGCGGCAGGGGTCGGGGCGGTCACGACGCACGAGTCTAGTTGCGTTCTATCCTGGGGCGACCCCTCGGCAACGGCCGGGGCTCAGAGAGGTGCATCGGTGACGCAGAGCGATCTGTTCCGCAGCGGGCGACTGCTCGTCGTCGCGTTCGAGGGCTGGAACGACGCCGGTGAGGCCGCGAGCGGTGCGGTGCGGGCGCTGAAAGACGTTCTCGACGTCGTGCCGATCGCCGACATCGACCCCGAGGACTACTACGACTTCCAGCTCAATCGACCGCACGTCGAGCTCGATGATGAGGGCAAGCGGCGGCTGCGTTGGCCCGGTGTCACGCTCTACGGCCCCGCGGGCGATGACGGGCTGCCCCGCACCCGCACGATCGCCGATGACCCGATCGGAGTCAGCGGCACCAACCACGAGAACATTTACCTGCTT
Coding sequences within:
- a CDS encoding tRNA (adenine-N1)-methyltransferase translates to MTQRRQSGPFVEGDQVQLTDPKGRLNTVTLEAGNAFHSHRGVLQHDALIGLPDGSVIENSQGVAYLALRPLLTDFVMSMPRGAAIIYPKDAAQILAQADIFPGARIVEAGVGSGALSMWLLRAIGEQGHLFSFERREEFAQIAEGNVSAFVGARPENWTITLGDLQDALPTVVPAGTADRAVLDMLAPWECLDAVAEALTPGGVLLVYVATATQLSRVAEAIRHTETFTEPVSTETMVRGWNVDGLSVRPDHRMVAHTGFLLTARRLAPGAGRFVKAKRGSKTEHGDEDVELWTPGAVGDRQASDKRLRKAAREAQALAEKSVRRPIE
- a CDS encoding HAD family hydrolase — encoded protein: MTAPTPAAVLWDMDGTIVDTEPYWMRAETDLVAEHGGTWSEAQGMQLVGSGLVQSAIILQQAGVALEVDEIINTLTDRVMLQIETDVPWRPGARELIAELRSAGIPIALVTMSIRRMALQVAAAIGDDVFGVVIAGDDVEHPKPHPQPYLRAAERLGVEIGECIAIEDSEFGLVSAVASGAATIGVPLHLTLHEGPTHELWPTLEGCTLADLSAALKRHHHRATGAAS